The following is a genomic window from Salinibacterium sp. UTAS2018.
GCGCGGGCGAGGAATCCTGTGTCAGGGGCGTGGCTCAGCGGCGAGTTCTGTGGTCTGTTATCTCCTCAAGATCACCGCGGTTGATCCCATTCGCTACAAACTTCCCTTTGAGCGTTTCATTTCGGCGATGCGTGAAGAAGAACCAGACATCGATGTCGATTTTGATTCCGAACGCCGCGAAGAGGTCATTCAGTATGTTTTCGAACGCTATGGCCGTGAGAACGCCGCTCAAGTGGCCAATGTCATTCAGTACCGTCCGCGGTTCGCCGTGCGGGATATGGCGAAGGCCCTCGGCCATAGCCCCGGGCAGCAGGATGCGTGGTCGAAACAAATGGAGCGTTGGGGTTCCGACATTTCGGGGGTCGACCATGACATCCCCGATTCAGTGCTGGAGCTTGCCCAACAGGTTATGAAGTTTCCCCGGCACCTCGGCATTCATTCGGGCGGCATGGTGTTGACGCAGCGTCCGGTCGGCGAAGTGGTGCCGATTGAGCATGCGCGTAAAGAAAAGCGCACGGTGGTGCAGTGGGATAAAGATGATTGTGCGTGGATGGGGCTGGTCAAGTTCGACCTGCTCGGCTTGGGCATCCTCTCGGCCATGCAATACAGTTTCGATCTCGTTGACGAAGCGCTCGGTGAGCGCTGGGATCTCGCCACGATTCCGGCCGAAGAGCAGGGCGTCTACGACCAGCTCTGTCGAGCGGACGCCATCGGCGTCTTTCAAGTCGAGAGTCGCGCTCAAATGGGGCTGCTGCCGCGCCTGCAGCCACGCGAGTTCTATCATCTGGTCGTCGAGATCGCTCTCGTGCGCCCTGGCCCGATTCAAGGCGGCGCTGTGCACCCTTACGTTCGGCGCAAGATGGGCGCCGAACCGATTACCTATTTGCACCCGAATCTTGTGGAACCGCTCGAACGCACGCTCGGCGTTCCGATCTTTCAAGAGCAGCTCATGCAAATTGCGGTGGCGGTGGGCGGGTGCTCGGCTGACGATGCGGACCTGCTGCGGCGAGCGATGGGATCTAAGCGCGGTATCGAACGAATCGACAAGCTCCGCACCAAGCTCTACACAGGCATGGCCAGTAACGGAATTACGGGGGCAGACGCCGATCGTATTTACGAGAGCATTCAAGCGTTTGCCGGGTTTGGCTTTGCTGAAAGCCACGCGCTGAGTTTCGGACTGCTCGTCTATGCCAGCGCTTGGGTGCGATTGCACTATCCCGCAGCTTTTCTGGCGGCACTACTGCGGGCGCAACCGATGGGCTTCTATTCGCCGCAATCGTTGGTGGCGGATGCTCGGCGCCATGGTGTGGTGGTACATGGCCCCGACATCCAGCTCTCGGGGGTTTTTGCTTCTCTCGAGTCACACGACGGTCGCTCGGGAGCCACGGGCAATGATCAGTGCCTTGCCGCCGAACAACCGCCGGTGGGTCCATTCGAGCGTTCTGCGCACTTTGATACCGACGACCACCGTCGTGACGGATCTTTTGCTGTGCGCCTCGGATTTGACGAAGTTAAAGGCATCGGCACGCCGGTAGCCGAAAAAATTGTGGCTGCTCGTGAGGCCGGCGAATTTACGTCGATGAACGATGTGGTGCGCCGAGTGGGGCTCACGACGAAACAATTAGAAGCGCTGGCGGCGGCGGGAGCATTCGAGAGTCTCGAACTCACGAGGCGCGAAGCGATGTGGAACGCTGGCTCGGCGGCACAGGATCGCGCAGAATTTTTGCCGCACAGCATGGTCGCGGTGCAACCTCCCCTCTTCTCGATGGCCACCCCGGTGGATGACCTCATGGCTGATCTTTGGTCGACCGGAATTTCACCCGCGAGCCATCCCGTTGCCCATATAAGGCCCGCTCTTGCGGGCCGCGGTGTGCTGAGCGCCCGCGACCTCATGACCGCAGAATCGGGGCGACGCATCGAAATTGGGGGCGTGGTGACCCACCGCCAACGTCCCGCAACAGCCAGCGGAATCACTTTTATGAACATTGAGGATGAGACGGGGCTGATCAACGTAATTTGCAGCGTCGGGGTGTGGGGGCGCTATCGCCGTCTCGCTCGCGATAGTCCTGCACTCATCGTTCGCGGGGTGCTAGAGAGGTCTGTAGACGGCGTTATCAACGTGGTGGCAGACCGGTTTGAACCTCTATCAGGGCTCCCGCGTACCCGGTCTCGTGACTTTCAATAGTGACTAGTTTATTACCGTTATGTGACTTTTTCGAAATACATGCCACATACAGCGCTTTCCTGCTATAGCCTTGTCTTATCGTTCATGTTCTAGATAAAGGCATGAATGCGGCCTCGACTGTCGGGGCCTGAAGAACGCTCCTGGAGGAGTTTTAAATGGCACTAGGTACCGTCAAGTGGTTCAACGCAGAAAAGGGCTTTGGATTCATC
Proteins encoded in this region:
- a CDS encoding error-prone DNA polymerase, with the translated sequence MAWSNPPIPWKQLERTLSGFGAVTPIGEAGDGRALSLVSSKRAPYIAPAGPPTDATAVSANDTDVVPYAELHAHSSFSFLDGASMPEKLAEEAARLGLSALALTDHDGLYGIVRMAEAAAELGLRTLFGAELSLGLSGPQNGIADPEGDHLLVLARKEEGYHRLALAITRAQLAGGEKGRPRYDLDELAELASGQWFILTGCRKGTVRRALAGPEGSTAPTAESMIAAGAELDTLCTLFGHDSIVVELFDHGYPLDSAYNDALYGLATERELRVVATSNAHYATPRQHHLHSAISAVRARRSLDEMDGWLPAAGTAHLRSGAEMAARFAHYPGAVAETVKIAEEAAFELRQAKPALPDQDVPEGHTPASWLRELTWAGVKDRSIELSDENRARIKRELDVIEEKSFAGYFLIVHDIVAFARGRGILCQGRGSAASSVVCYLLKITAVDPIRYKLPFERFISAMREEEPDIDVDFDSERREEVIQYVFERYGRENAAQVANVIQYRPRFAVRDMAKALGHSPGQQDAWSKQMERWGSDISGVDHDIPDSVLELAQQVMKFPRHLGIHSGGMVLTQRPVGEVVPIEHARKEKRTVVQWDKDDCAWMGLVKFDLLGLGILSAMQYSFDLVDEALGERWDLATIPAEEQGVYDQLCRADAIGVFQVESRAQMGLLPRLQPREFYHLVVEIALVRPGPIQGGAVHPYVRRKMGAEPITYLHPNLVEPLERTLGVPIFQEQLMQIAVAVGGCSADDADLLRRAMGSKRGIERIDKLRTKLYTGMASNGITGADADRIYESIQAFAGFGFAESHALSFGLLVYASAWVRLHYPAAFLAALLRAQPMGFYSPQSLVADARRHGVVVHGPDIQLSGVFASLESHDGRSGATGNDQCLAAEQPPVGPFERSAHFDTDDHRRDGSFAVRLGFDEVKGIGTPVAEKIVAAREAGEFTSMNDVVRRVGLTTKQLEALAAAGAFESLELTRREAMWNAGSAAQDRAEFLPHSMVAVQPPLFSMATPVDDLMADLWSTGISPASHPVAHIRPALAGRGVLSARDLMTAESGRRIEIGGVVTHRQRPATASGITFMNIEDETGLINVICSVGVWGRYRRLARDSPALIVRGVLERSVDGVINVVADRFEPLSGLPRTRSRDFQ